A genomic region of Rhodanobacter sp. contains the following coding sequences:
- a CDS encoding sensor histidine kinase, producing the protein MKPGLLARWLAPAPDSGAADDIRRGKSPWADSIHLLWSVWIFITPLFDHGAAGYTRSWLLFTLGSYPVFLWLFARMHLAPRRIAHGYAWAMAMLCFALLPWYPSGLSYFMYACVMLNHCRMRLRTQLGQLVLLNALLLALTWRIGYPVSVMVIMPASVIVVSVIALVERVSKEKDAALRLSQDEVRRLAVLAERERIGRDLHDLLGHTLSLVTLKSELARRLALADPPRAQREMEEVERVSRHALAEVRAAVTGMRRSDLAAELVSARLMLEASGLAFEVDMPDAPALPPETEATLALVLREAVTNIHRHARAMSARVVFSCNPESFHMQISDNGRGGLVAHGNGVSGMRERVRALGGTLAIGSPARRGTTIDVEVPLRPSPRSGAVGMRETAAALAGHGSAA; encoded by the coding sequence ATGAAGCCCGGCTTGCTTGCCCGCTGGTTGGCGCCCGCGCCGGACTCCGGCGCCGCCGACGACATCCGCCGCGGCAAGTCGCCGTGGGCCGACAGCATCCATCTGCTGTGGTCGGTGTGGATCTTCATCACGCCGCTGTTCGACCACGGCGCCGCCGGCTACACGCGGTCGTGGCTGCTGTTCACGCTCGGCTCCTATCCGGTGTTCCTGTGGCTGTTCGCCAGGATGCATCTGGCGCCGCGGCGCATCGCGCATGGGTATGCCTGGGCCATGGCCATGCTGTGCTTTGCGCTGTTGCCCTGGTACCCGAGCGGGCTCAGCTATTTCATGTACGCCTGCGTGATGTTGAATCACTGCCGGATGCGCTTGCGCACCCAGCTCGGCCAGCTCGTGTTGCTCAACGCCTTGTTGTTGGCGCTGACCTGGCGGATCGGCTATCCGGTATCCGTCATGGTGATCATGCCGGCGTCGGTCATCGTGGTCAGCGTGATCGCGCTGGTCGAGCGCGTCAGCAAGGAAAAGGACGCCGCCCTGCGCCTGTCGCAGGACGAGGTACGCCGTCTCGCGGTGCTGGCCGAGCGCGAGCGCATCGGTCGCGACCTGCACGACCTGCTCGGCCACACCTTGTCGCTGGTCACGCTGAAGTCCGAGCTGGCGCGCCGGCTGGCGCTGGCCGATCCGCCGCGCGCGCAGCGCGAGATGGAGGAGGTCGAGCGCGTGTCGCGCCATGCACTGGCGGAAGTGCGCGCGGCCGTCACCGGCATGCGCCGCAGCGACCTGGCGGCGGAGCTGGTCTCCGCGCGGCTGATGCTGGAGGCCTCGGGCCTTGCGTTCGAGGTCGACATGCCGGACGCGCCGGCCCTGCCGCCGGAGACCGAGGCGACGCTGGCGCTGGTGCTGCGCGAGGCCGTCACCAACATCCATCGCCATGCGCGTGCCATGTCCGCGCGGGTGGTTTTCTCCTGCAACCCGGAAAGCTTCCACATGCAGATCAGCGACAACGGACGCGGCGGCCTGGTCGCCCACGGCAACGGCGTCAGCGGCATGCGCGAACGCGTGCGCGCGCTGGGCGGCACGCTGGCCATCGGCTCGCCCGCGCGGCGCGGCACCACGATCGACGTCGAGGTGCCGCTGCGCCCGTCGCCGCGATCAGGCGCGGTCGGCATGCGCGAGACGGCGGCGGCGCTGGCCGGCCACGGGAGCGCCGCATGA
- a CDS encoding response regulator transcription factor: protein MIRVLLAEDQAMVRGALSALLNLESDIEVLGSAADGEAAWREVQRLKPDVLVTDIEMPGLTGLELAQRIQRHDELPVKVIIVTTFARPGFLRRALDAGVSGYLLKDAPAENLAEALRSVHRGGRAIDPQLALEAWSEADPLNDRERQVLRLAGEGQSAGDIAAALSLSHGTVRNYLSEAIGKLGVANRIEAYRLARQKGWL from the coding sequence ATGATCCGCGTGCTGCTGGCCGAGGACCAGGCGATGGTGCGCGGCGCGCTGTCGGCGCTGCTGAACCTGGAATCCGACATCGAGGTGCTCGGTTCCGCCGCCGACGGCGAGGCGGCCTGGCGCGAAGTGCAGCGATTGAAGCCCGACGTGCTGGTCACCGACATCGAGATGCCCGGCCTCACCGGACTGGAGTTGGCGCAGCGCATCCAGCGCCACGACGAGCTGCCGGTGAAGGTCATCATCGTCACCACCTTCGCGCGTCCGGGCTTCCTGCGCCGCGCGCTGGACGCCGGTGTCTCCGGGTACCTGCTGAAGGACGCGCCGGCGGAGAACCTCGCCGAGGCGCTGCGCAGCGTGCACCGCGGCGGCCGCGCGATCGACCCGCAACTGGCGCTGGAGGCATGGTCGGAGGCCGATCCGCTGAACGACCGCGAGCGCCAGGTGCTGCGCCTCGCCGGCGAGGGGCAGAGTGCCGGCGACATCGCCGCCGCGCTGAGCCTTTCGCACGGCACGGTGCGCAATTACCTGTCCGAGGCCATCGGCAAGCTCGGCGTCGCCAACCGCATCGAGGCGTACCGGCTGGCGCGGCAGAAAGGCTGGCTCTAA